One window from the genome of Paraclostridium sordellii encodes:
- a CDS encoding PIG-L family deacetylase: MKKKNTRIAIVIMLIAVIGFGCKFVYSQNEKVENKRFKDHVVFYPQHQDDEVLWGGTAIVDAIKECGADNVYVVLVSDGSGVNVFKQNPKFKDLTRKEKETLRNNEFRSCLSQLGVKSNNIIILADQSNKPGTHYDLMEKTILKFEKELGSVTHVAHHYKYDNHIMHRKNGQVLKRLSDEHKVADARYFVKPVYVKDIPEEDRDVYKANTIDVRDKVESALHEYKNVDEKNHKYGIGYTSAHSYFNHLLDDPNLTSVLSFY, translated from the coding sequence ATGAAAAAGAAAAATACTAGAATAGCTATTGTTATAATGTTGATTGCAGTTATTGGATTTGGATGTAAATTTGTATATTCTCAAAATGAAAAAGTAGAAAATAAAAGATTTAAAGATCATGTTGTATTCTACCCACAACATCAAGATGATGAAGTTCTTTGGGGAGGTACAGCTATAGTAGATGCAATAAAAGAATGTGGTGCTGATAATGTATATGTTGTATTAGTTTCAGATGGATCTGGAGTTAATGTATTTAAGCAAAATCCTAAATTTAAAGATTTAACTAGAAAAGAAAAGGAAACTCTTAGAAATAATGAGTTTAGATCTTGTTTAAGTCAATTAGGAGTTAAAAGTAATAATATAATCATACTTGCAGATCAATCCAATAAACCAGGAACACATTATGATTTAATGGAAAAAACTATATTAAAATTTGAAAAGGAACTAGGAAGTGTTACACACGTAGCACATCATTATAAATACGATAACCATATAATGCATAGAAAAAATGGTCAAGTTTTAAAAAGATTAAGTGATGAACATAAAGTAGCAGATGCTAGATACTTTGTTAAACCAGTATATGTTAAAGACATCCCTGAAGAAGATAGAGATGTTTATAAAGCCAATACTATAGATGTAAGAGATAAAGTTGAAAGTGCTCTTCATGAATATAAAAATGTAGACGAAAAAAATCATAAATATGGAATTGGATATACATCAGCTCATAGTTACTTCAACCATTTACTTGACGATCCAAATCTAACATCAGTTTTAAGTTTTTATTAA
- a CDS encoding BCCT family transporter yields the protein MEKNNVFKISLMLTSLVVGFGLISPSMFKNVANNGFKLIVGNFNWIYLVVMLALVIFAIFLAFSKYGNIRLGKDTDRPEFSNLSWFSMLFGAGMGIGLVFFGAVEPLKHMVSPLGTNPGSVDSVNFAMQQSFMHWGITPWAAYAVMGLSLAYFQFRKDAPGLISSIFLPILGKEGVEGPIGKTIDILAVFTTVTGIATSLGMGTMQIAGGLEYMFGIKNTIYVQIIIIAVATVLYIKSSTSGLDKGIKFLSNLNLGLACALLIGAILVGPSIDMITNFSNGMGLYLEQFISQSLYIDPKGEWVAQWRVFYWAMWIAWIPFVGIFIARISKGRTIREFIIGVTLVPALVCIIWFAVFGTLGMNLGLDFAKDATMVTETALFKVFSNYQFGNILSIIAMILLCTFFISSADSATYVLGMFTSNGDLNPSCKKKVTWGIIQALLAIALLISGGLDTLQKVSIISAFPFAIIMIFSIVSTMKALKEEVKVEKTKKYYEFKYNQAKLQTQK from the coding sequence ATGGAAAAAAATAATGTATTTAAAATATCATTAATGCTGACCAGTCTTGTTGTAGGGTTTGGATTAATATCACCAAGTATGTTTAAAAATGTTGCTAATAATGGCTTTAAGTTAATTGTAGGAAATTTTAATTGGATATATTTAGTAGTTATGCTAGCATTAGTTATATTTGCAATTTTTCTAGCTTTTAGTAAATATGGAAATATTAGATTAGGGAAAGACACTGATAGACCGGAATTTAGTAACTTATCTTGGTTTTCCATGTTATTTGGAGCAGGTATGGGTATAGGATTAGTATTCTTTGGAGCAGTTGAACCATTAAAACATATGGTATCTCCACTAGGGACAAATCCTGGAAGTGTAGATTCAGTAAACTTTGCAATGCAACAATCTTTTATGCACTGGGGGATAACTCCATGGGCTGCATATGCAGTAATGGGATTATCTTTAGCATATTTTCAATTTAGAAAAGATGCACCAGGATTAATTAGTAGTATATTTTTACCAATATTGGGTAAAGAAGGGGTAGAAGGTCCAATAGGTAAAACAATAGATATATTAGCTGTATTTACAACTGTAACAGGAATAGCTACATCTTTAGGAATGGGAACTATGCAAATAGCAGGTGGACTTGAATATATGTTTGGTATAAAAAATACTATATATGTTCAAATAATTATAATAGCAGTGGCTACAGTTTTATACATTAAAAGTTCAACAAGTGGATTAGATAAAGGAATAAAATTTTTATCAAATTTAAACTTAGGTTTAGCTTGTGCTTTACTTATAGGGGCAATTTTAGTTGGACCTTCAATTGATATGATAACTAACTTCTCAAATGGAATGGGATTATATCTAGAACAATTTATATCACAAAGTTTATACATTGATCCTAAGGGTGAATGGGTTGCACAATGGAGAGTATTTTATTGGGCTATGTGGATAGCATGGATACCATTTGTAGGGATATTTATAGCTAGAATTTCAAAGGGAAGAACAATAAGAGAGTTTATAATAGGAGTAACATTAGTGCCTGCATTAGTATGTATTATATGGTTTGCTGTATTTGGAACTCTTGGCATGAATTTAGGATTAGATTTTGCAAAGGATGCTACTATGGTTACGGAAACAGCACTTTTTAAAGTCTTTTCTAACTATCAATTTGGAAATATACTATCTATAATTGCTATGATACTTTTATGTACTTTCTTTATATCTTCAGCAGATTCAGCAACTTATGTACTTGGAATGTTTACATCAAATGGAGACTTAAATCCAAGTTGTAAAAAGAAAGTTACATGGGGTATAATACAAGCATTACTAGCAATAGCTCTGTTAATTTCAGGGGGACTAGACACTTTACAAAAAGTATCTATAATTTCTGCATTTCCATTTGCTATAATAATGATATTTAGTATAGTATCTACTATGAAAGCTTTAAAAGAAGAAGTTAAAGTAGAAAAAACAAAAAAATATTATGAATTTAAATATAATCAAGCAAAATTGCAAACTCAAAAGTAA
- a CDS encoding DUF4177 domain-containing protein — protein sequence MYTYIYVKSRASSVFRISEHREIITRYSKEGWRFVTAIPSDFELNGKVIEFDLIFEKEV from the coding sequence ATGTACACTTATATTTATGTAAAATCTAGAGCTAGTTCAGTTTTTAGAATATCGGAACATAGAGAAATAATAACTAGATATAGCAAAGAAGGTTGGAGATTTGTAACTGCAATACCAAGTGATTTTGAACTCAATGGAAAAGTTATTGAATTTGATTTAATATTTGAAAAAGAGGTTTAA
- a CDS encoding TrkA C-terminal domain-containing protein, translating to MQKSHTMPIYQKIALDIANNIYSGNITEGSTLHGRSALAAKYNVSPETIRRSVKLLEDINVVQSIKGKGIIVLSSSNAESFLKKYQNITNVSSYKSELFTLLNSKAKLEAQILETMNKIVDYSSRLSTINPLVPFEFEIKANCKYIGKTAGQTNFWQNTGGTIVAVKRGGELILSPGPYIEFIEKDILMVIGDVNIHTSVPMFLYGHDE from the coding sequence ATGCAAAAATCACATACTATGCCCATATATCAAAAGATTGCCCTTGATATAGCAAATAATATATATAGCGGTAATATAACTGAAGGTTCTACACTTCATGGTCGATCAGCTCTTGCTGCTAAATATAATGTTTCGCCTGAAACTATTAGACGTTCTGTCAAGCTTCTTGAAGATATAAATGTTGTTCAAAGCATTAAAGGAAAAGGAATTATAGTTTTATCTTCTTCTAATGCTGAATCTTTTTTAAAAAAATATCAAAATATAACAAATGTTTCATCTTACAAATCAGAATTATTTACTTTGCTTAATAGTAAAGCTAAGTTAGAAGCTCAAATACTGGAGACTATGAATAAAATAGTAGATTACTCTAGTAGATTATCTACTATAAATCCATTAGTACCTTTTGAGTTTGAAATAAAAGCCAACTGTAAATACATAGGTAAAACAGCTGGACAAACTAATTTCTGGCAAAATACTGGAGGAACCATAGTTGCTGTAAAACGTGGTGGAGAGCTTATTCTTTCCCCAGGACCGTATATTGAATTTATCGAAAAAGATATATTAATGGTTATTGGAGACGTTAATATACATACATCAGTTCCAATGTTTTTATATGGACATGATGAGTAA
- a CDS encoding cupin domain-containing protein — protein MEIMKHLLNGSIEQYNDSVVPKIPVFAGEDITSEVYYFKPGQVLKAHRHPNGEQVFFFLKGNGKMSVEEETFDVNEGSTIFVKAGKWHEITNGISEMVAVQVTKVGAGAEYKEN, from the coding sequence ATGGAAATAATGAAACATTTATTAAATGGAAGCATAGAACAATATAATGATAGTGTTGTTCCTAAAATTCCTGTATTTGCAGGAGAGGATATAACATCTGAAGTTTACTACTTTAAACCAGGACAAGTATTAAAAGCTCATAGACATCCAAATGGAGAACAAGTATTTTTCTTTTTAAAGGGAAATGGAAAAATGAGTGTTGAAGAAGAAACATTTGATGTTAATGAAGGCAGTACTATATTTGTAAAAGCTGGTAAATGGCATGAAATTACAAATGGAATCTCTGAAATGGTTGCAGTACAAGTAACTAAAGTTGGAGCTGGTGCAGAGTATAAAGAAAATTAA
- a CDS encoding carbon-nitrogen hydrolase family protein: protein MSKCKLSVIQMHIKDDKIKNLETLSIILKEVLKNNVDLVVLPEMFCCPYVTKLFPLYAEEESGATFTYLSKLAKDNNIYLVCGSMPEVDENDKVYNTSYVFDRNGILIGKHRKIHLFDMQIGEQIIKESKTITPGKDITVFDTEFGKFGLCICYDLRFPQLFELMVNKGAKAIIVPAAFNMKTGPAHWELLFKGRAVDNQVYTIGCAPARNYDDSYVSFGNSMVVSPWGEIINKLGSDEGYFICDIDFDYVDSIREQFPFLKHKKKLSF from the coding sequence ATGAGTAAATGTAAATTATCAGTTATACAAATGCATATTAAAGATGATAAAATAAAAAACCTTGAGACTTTAAGTATTATTTTAAAAGAAGTACTTAAAAATAATGTTGATTTAGTTGTACTTCCAGAAATGTTTTGTTGTCCTTATGTAACTAAGTTATTTCCTTTATATGCAGAGGAGGAAAGCGGTGCTACTTTTACATATCTATCAAAATTAGCAAAGGATAATAACATTTATTTAGTTTGTGGTTCTATGCCAGAAGTTGATGAAAATGATAAGGTTTATAATACCTCTTATGTATTTGATAGAAATGGAATTTTAATTGGAAAACATAGAAAAATACACTTATTTGATATGCAAATAGGAGAACAGATTATAAAAGAATCTAAAACAATAACTCCAGGTAAAGATATAACAGTATTTGATACAGAGTTTGGAAAGTTTGGTCTTTGTATTTGTTACGATTTAAGATTTCCTCAATTATTTGAATTAATGGTTAATAAAGGAGCAAAAGCTATAATAGTTCCTGCTGCATTTAACATGAAAACTGGTCCAGCCCATTGGGAGTTATTATTTAAAGGAAGAGCTGTTGATAATCAAGTTTATACCATAGGGTGTGCTCCAGCTAGAAATTATGATGATTCTTATGTTTCATTTGGAAACTCTATGGTTGTATCTCCTTGGGGTGAAATCATAAATAAATTAGGCTCTGATGAAGGATATTTTATTTGCGACATAGATTTTGATTATGTTGATTCTATAAGAGAACAGTTTCCATTTTTAAAACATAAAAAGAAACTTAGCTTTTAA
- a CDS encoding DUF4397 domain-containing protein has translation MDCFKTKDGNSIVRVFHASPNAPGVDVYIDNVLTLSDLKFTNLSDYTYLEEGLHKIDIHPAGDANTIVLSKMVDVPDDRIFTIAAVGNLNDLELMLIEDDIDEIPSTKEATFRVVHLSPNAPKVDVLANGNSIFENLGFKGNTDYIKVPSNSYDIDVVSSDSKDKVLSNKINLKANRIYTIYVVGNPPNLSLIQAVDVNSYLCR, from the coding sequence ATGGATTGTTTTAAAACTAAGGATGGAAATTCTATTGTTAGAGTTTTTCATGCTTCACCAAATGCACCAGGCGTTGATGTATATATAGATAATGTTTTAACTTTAAGCGATTTAAAATTCACAAATTTATCTGATTACACTTATTTAGAAGAAGGACTTCATAAAATAGATATTCATCCTGCTGGAGATGCTAATACTATTGTTTTAAGTAAAATGGTTGATGTTCCAGATGACAGAATATTTACAATAGCCGCTGTTGGAAATTTAAATGACTTAGAGTTAATGTTAATAGAGGATGATATTGATGAAATACCATCAACTAAAGAAGCAACTTTTAGAGTTGTTCATTTATCTCCAAATGCACCTAAGGTTGACGTGTTAGCTAATGGTAATTCTATATTTGAGAATTTAGGATTTAAAGGGAATACAGATTATATAAAAGTTCCTTCTAATTCTTATGATATCGATGTAGTTTCAAGTGATAGTAAAGATAAGGTTTTATCAAATAAAATTAACCTTAAAGCAAATAGAATTTATACAATCTATGTCGTTGGAAACCCTCCAAACTTAAGCCTTATTCAAGCTGTAGATGTAAATTCTTATTTATGCAGATAA
- a CDS encoding (2Fe-2S)-binding protein: protein MSEKICLCKGITKDTIVEAIKNGADSIEAVKEATGATTGFCHGGRCKSKIEELIEENK, encoded by the coding sequence ATGTCAGAAAAAATATGTTTATGTAAGGGAATAACAAAAGATACTATAGTAGAAGCAATAAAAAATGGAGCAGATTCAATAGAGGCTGTTAAAGAGGCGACAGGGGCAACAACAGGATTCTGTCATGGAGGAAGATGTAAATCAAAAATAGAAGAATTAATAGAAGAAAATAAATAA
- a CDS encoding [FeFe] hydrogenase, group A translates to MKHLFTEKVVPIELDNPSIQIDYDKCIKCGLCKRVCENEIGVNNYFDLEKTGDIAICINCGQCVQACPKKAITQVEDIDRVKEAINDPEKIVIFNTAPAVRVALGEEFNMEEGSYVEDKMVQALRKLGGDYVFDVTFGADMTIMEEGSELVSRLLSGDGKMPQFTSCCPSWVKFAETFYPELIPNLSTTKSPIAIQGTVVKTYFAQKQNIDPSKIVNVTITPCTAKKYEIDRPEMNASAKFNKVDGMRDNDIILTTKELAKWLKEEEIDFTTLEGSKFDNMLGLGSGAGVIFGNSGGVMEAAVRTVYNILTHETPHKDFLHFHPVRGLEDVKEATVTIGDKTLRLAAVQGTANARKLIEKLKAGEVEYDFVEVMTCKGGCIGGAGQPKMKARITNEMRLKRIESLYDKDKHIAIKCSYENPDVINVYKEFFKEPLSHVSHELLHTTFESKHDMLGLDKDSDVSDIG, encoded by the coding sequence ATGAAGCACTTATTTACAGAAAAGGTAGTTCCAATCGAACTAGATAATCCATCTATACAAATAGACTATGATAAATGTATTAAATGTGGGTTATGCAAAAGAGTTTGTGAAAATGAAATAGGGGTTAATAATTACTTTGATTTAGAAAAAACTGGTGATATAGCTATATGTATAAACTGCGGACAATGTGTACAAGCATGTCCTAAAAAGGCTATAACTCAAGTTGAAGATATAGACAGAGTTAAAGAAGCTATAAATGATCCTGAGAAAATAGTTATATTCAATACTGCTCCAGCTGTTCGTGTTGCACTTGGTGAAGAATTTAACATGGAAGAAGGTTCTTATGTTGAAGACAAAATGGTTCAAGCTCTAAGAAAGCTTGGAGGAGATTATGTATTTGATGTAACTTTCGGAGCTGATATGACAATAATGGAAGAAGGTAGTGAATTAGTTAGTCGTCTTTTAAGTGGAGATGGTAAAATGCCTCAATTCACAAGTTGCTGTCCATCATGGGTTAAATTTGCAGAAACATTTTATCCAGAACTAATACCAAACTTATCTACTACAAAAAGTCCGATAGCTATACAAGGTACTGTTGTTAAAACATACTTTGCTCAAAAGCAAAATATAGACCCATCTAAAATAGTAAACGTTACTATAACACCATGTACTGCTAAAAAATATGAAATAGATAGACCAGAAATGAATGCATCAGCAAAATTCAATAAAGTCGATGGCATGAGAGACAATGATATAATTTTAACAACTAAAGAACTTGCTAAATGGTTAAAAGAAGAAGAAATAGATTTTACAACATTAGAAGGTTCAAAATTTGATAATATGCTAGGTCTTGGAAGTGGAGCTGGTGTAATTTTCGGTAATAGTGGTGGAGTTATGGAAGCTGCGGTCAGAACTGTATACAATATACTAACTCATGAAACACCTCATAAAGATTTTCTACATTTCCACCCAGTTAGAGGACTTGAGGATGTTAAAGAAGCTACAGTAACTATAGGGGATAAGACTTTAAGATTAGCAGCTGTTCAAGGAACTGCAAATGCAAGAAAGTTAATAGAAAAATTAAAAGCTGGAGAAGTTGAATACGATTTTGTAGAGGTTATGACTTGTAAAGGTGGATGCATAGGTGGTGCTGGACAACCTAAGATGAAAGCTAGAATTACTAATGAAATGAGATTAAAGCGTATAGAAAGCTTATATGACAAAGATAAACACATAGCTATAAAATGTAGTTATGAAAATCCAGATGTAAT